The DNA sequence GAAAAGATTCAGAAGCTTAAAAAAAGCCCCACTCCCTTCAGTGGGTTTAACCATAATCTTAAGAAAAAAACAAATGTTCGGTCCGATCACATCTTGTTTTTACGTCTAAACAGAAGAGGTTTGCCCTAAAATTAGTAATGCGTTAAAAAAATGTAAAACTTTGGAAACTTTTACGGTTTTTATAGTTTCCTGTTTTATTTTTGGCGCCCACATGAGAGAAGAAATTTTGCATAAAGCTACTGAACTGTTCTTGAACTTAGGTTTCAAAAGTGTGACGATGGATGACTTGGCCAATGAAATGGGCATCTCAAAAAAAACCATTTACAGTCACTTTGAGAATAAGACCAAATTGGTAGAGGAAGCCACGATGAACCTTTTTTGGTCAATCTCTGACGGGATAGACCAAATAATAGCCCTCAAGAAAAACCCAATTGAAGAGTTGTACGAAATCAAAAAATTCGTCATGATTCGACTGAAGAATGAGAAGGCCTCTACACTATATCAGTTACGGAAGTACTATCCCAGACTTTTTGAAACGCTCAAGAAAAGAGAGAT is a window from the Muricauda sp. SCSIO 65647 genome containing:
- a CDS encoding TetR/AcrR family transcriptional regulator; the protein is MREEILHKATELFLNLGFKSVTMDDLANEMGISKKTIYSHFENKTKLVEEATMNLFWSISDGIDQIIALKKNPIEELYEIKKFVMIRLKNEKASTLYQLRKYYPRLFETLKKREIEVMHECLIDNIRRGMEFGIYRKNLNVQFVARIYFSGAISLGDQDLFPVSKFTRIELEDYFLEYHLRGIVTPKGRKILNEIINSNQD